TTGTGGCACTCAGGGCAGCGGTACTCGACGCGCACGATGCGGGAGCAGCGGTGCTGGGCCAGCGCCAGCGGGTCCGCGTACTGCTCTTTGCACAGCTGGCAGATGAACTCGCCCAGCGGTGTGCGCCCAGCCGGCGGCCCCGGCCGGCCCTCGGGCCCCTCCTCTTTGATgcgcagccccagcacgggcgAGGTGGTCACCTCATCGGCGAAGCTCAGCTTCCGCGTGGCCTTACCCCTCTTGGCCGGCGCCTTGGCCCGAGACGGCCGCTTCAGCGTGGGCACCGACGGCAGCGGCGGGGCGGGCAGCGGCGTGCgcggctgcagcagcagcttctcgGCGGGCGGGAAGGAGGCGGCCAGGGGGAAGGACTCGGCGGAGGCGGGGGAGCTGAGGCACCGCTCGAAAAGAgccgcccgcggccccgccgcgctgcACGGCCCCGTCGCCCCCCAGGCGGCGGGAGCCTCCGGCGAGGTGAGCCCGGGGCCGCCGCAGCCGCCACCGGAGGGCCACGTCGCGGGGCAAGCGGCGAcggctccctcctcctcctcctcgcccttctcctcctccactcCCCGTCTAGCGGCGGGGCTGTACCcgccggcgggcggcgggggcggcggcggggtgGGCGGAGGGTCCCGGTCAGGGTCCCGCTCCCGCGGGCGTGCCCGGTAGGAGCCGCCGGGTCTCCGGCTGCGCTTGACGAGGAAGCCGCGCGGCATCGCGGGGCAGCGGGAGCGCGGCACGGCCAGCCCGCCCGGCCTTTATACCCCCGGCGCCCGCTCCCGCCCGGGCGTCATCCTCCctccggcggcggcggccaaTGAGGAGTTGGGGCCGGCGCtggcggcggggggcggcggcggccggagcgggccggggctcccgccgccgGGGCGGGCGCGCTCGGGCTGCGGGAACAGGCGGAGTATCTCCGGGAGCGCACCCCGGCGCCCTGCGAGACTGACTGAGGAGTGGGGCCGGGAATGGTTCCGAGATGGGAGAGACCCCGAGCTGGGTCACGGGCGCTGCCGTCTCGGCCGAGAGGCCGGACGGCGCTCGAGCATGAGCGTCCGTCGTGGGTGTCCGTGCCGGTGCCTTCATCCTCTGCTGGGGCCGCACGGACCGCCCCGCACATCCTTCCGTTGAagggagccagagctgggaaCCGGCTCCGTCCTTCTGCACAGCCACATCAGGAGTTTTCCCAGAAGTAGCCAGAAAGCTCCGGTATTGCGGTGAGCTCCCAATGCAAGAGCAGGGCTGCCGAGCTGCCACCGCAGCGTAAAATGCTAAATCACGGCTCTGCGTAGTGGCCATGACTGATCCCTTGGCACCCTCACCCGCGGGCAGCCTCCGGAGCCCAGGGGAGGCGAGACTGAGCTGTGGTACAGTAAACTGCAAAAGCTCCCGAACCTTCCCCCATCCCGCTCCGATGCAACTCCCGGCCCGTTCGCGGGTGCCGTGAGCCTGGTGGCAGCTGGTGCGCCGCTGGAGAAAGGCAGGAGTCGGGTTTGCTAAAGCACCAATCGCCTTTTTAGGGGAACCAAGCGCACTGGCAGCGAGGTCTCAGCAGCCCCTCCGGCCTCACCGCGCGGTACCAGCATCTCCTGTTGGACCGCCCATGTCCCCGAGCCTGGGTTTGGCGGCAGGACGGTGCTGTCCCGCCCGCAGACCTGCTGCCCGCAGCATACACGAGATGGCGTGCCATTGGAAATGACCGCGCTAGAGCCTCGCTCCCTCCCTGACCGGGGCCACACAGCCCTTGCCAGGGTAGGACGGTCGGACTCACTCTGCTGGAAGCATCGCCTAGCCGGAGGAAGTAGAGAGCAccaggagaaagggagaaacaGCGCCTCTGGTTCGAGGGGTTTTCCAGAAGTGGAAGAAAGATGTGAAGCCTTCATGCAAGACCAGAATTCCTCCGACCTGCTCTAAACACTCTCTCAAACCACTTCTCTGTGTAAGTGCTTCAATTATATTTGCCTAGCAAAGCCTTAATCATGTTTTACATTACTCTCCTCTCccattttcctccattttcaTGGTTGCACTGAATCTCAGATTAGATTATATACTCCACAGGCTAGAGATCACCCTTTGTTAGTACAAACCGCTGTAATTCGGACCAGTAAGCCATGCTTTCATGCAGTTAGGTCAT
This window of the Anomalospiza imberbis isolate Cuckoo-Finch-1a 21T00152 chromosome 6, ASM3175350v1, whole genome shotgun sequence genome carries:
- the INSM2 gene encoding insulinoma-associated protein 2 yields the protein MPRGFLVKRSRRPGGSYRARPRERDPDRDPPPTPPPPPPPAGGYSPAARRGVEEEKGEEEEEGAVAACPATWPSGGGCGGPGLTSPEAPAAWGATGPCSAAGPRAALFERCLSSPASAESFPLAASFPPAEKLLLQPRTPLPAPPLPSVPTLKRPSRAKAPAKRGKATRKLSFADEVTTSPVLGLRIKEEGPEGRPGPPAGRTPLGEFICQLCKEQYADPLALAQHRCSRIVRVEYRCPECHKIFSCPANLASHRRWHKPRPGPSAEGAASAPPGKENSPERRPRGPAAPQPPPGTRQHRGSADSAGGAPAAPGSSPGPAHGGAPGPGGGPGGEAFACPCCQKRFRRQAYLRKHLGTHGAARPAAFGPPERGPLTFACHLCGARFPSADIRDKHRLWHAVREELLLPPPAGVPESGAAGGERQGFPCKHCPATFFSAPGLARHASKCHPPESRQVLLLQVPVRPGC